The window AATTTAAAATTTTATCTAGACTctgttttgacatttaaaaagtaaaaagtatttagtactgttttcaacataagttaaactttactttaatcaaaattaaaacactttgacttttaaaattttaaatgagCAAGAAAAGAATGTTCTCATTACTGCCATTATCATAGCAAACAAAGACATTCTTCCACTGCATTTTggcttgttttctagtaaaaatatttaaaacttcttaaattacgatacatttataCCACAAGAAAGTGACCTTAGATATatagtcttgttttattaaaggggATATAAGAACTATGTACGTTTAAATTTGAAATAGaaaagtaaattaaatctacagtacgTTACTGGCAAACCTTCTGCAAAACTACTGCAAAGTTTTACAGTTATTGAAGCTGAAAACTTTGCTACAGCTTTGAACTGTTCAACAGAAGATTTAAACAGACTTTTACTATTATGCTTATACTATACTACTTTTTACACGCCTCCAGGTGGCAGTGCTGAGACTCTTGTTCTGTTAGGGATTGGTTTCAGAGTCTGTGAAACTGAGAGGAATGAATTTCAACATGGTAAATTAATCCTGAATGGAGCTGTCCTGGAGCTGAAAACACTATACCCATTCACTGAAAGCATCATTAAACTGTACAAAATTTGTGATAAACAAGCAAGTGGGTCGAGCTTGAACATTGTGAATGACGGAAATCTGTGAAGCTTTCTTCAGGTTTCTGTGTGTACAAATTCTGTGTGGGCCTGGATATCAGCTATTTAAAGCCGGATTGTGGGGGCGCACATCAAACTCAAAATTTACTAGTCAACATTAGTGAGCTGCTGAGAAACGATTTGTCTATTTTCTGCTGTCATTTGACACATATCAAATGAAACAGCATGTTGACAATCACTTTAACACAAGGACTTGAGTATATGTGCGTTGGGGAGTTAGAACAGGTGCAGAACAAGCCCCTCACCCCCACCCACACAACATCCGTATTCGTTTCATTGCAAAATGATGCACTTTCTATATTTACACTGTGATATCAACTCCTTATGATGATCTAACATGCCAGATTATGTTCAAACGCTCTCTCCAATAGGCCCGTTTGATGTCTGAGACTTTTTAAGACAAAACCAAGTTGAATTGATAACTCAAAGTTATCAACTTGTTCATAAATGGGAACAAAAAGCACTGTTTAACCGGATGAATTGTTTTAGTGTTGTAACTGGCCAATTCAAATTAGTTATTTTGCCAAAGAGGGAAAAAAATTACTATCCTCTTATGTAAATTTATGTAAATTCACACCACTGAGTAAACTTGTATAAAACGGTTTGCGGCATTAAAATAGTGACAATTGACATGGTGCTGATTTTTGCTGGCTgtggaatagagagagagagagagagagagagagagagaccaactGCACAGGCAAGAAGAGGTCAGAAAATGCAGACTTAAGAATGGAGAAGATTTGGGAGGAATAAGGGAGGTGGGGCAGCAAGGTTAAGGAGTATTTTTAGGACATGTTTATTCACAGACTGAAATAAAACCTCCTTGCACTTCTCttgctctatctctctctcgccACCTGTTGAAGTCTTTCAACCTTGTCAGGTCTAGCGAACATCCAAGTGTTTGTGAGACACCTTTAGACAGTGTGTCTGcaaatgaaatgctttttttccATCATGATCGCTATGCGATTTTCAAGTGTTTTAGCCTAAAATCATTACAGTTCTTacaaataacatgttttaaattaatctaatattaaagacattggATGCATCTCAATCTGTATTTTATCCTTTAGGCAATTTTGGGCACTGCAAGAGACCCGAGACACTGTGACTCCTTATCTGTGTTGTAAAAATCACAGTTATTTATCCCAAACAGGCAAAACTAATATTTTTCTGACATTTGTATGCTGTGTTATATCATGCAATTACTTTGATTGTTCTTTTACATATAATTTCAACAATTGAgttgaatattaaaaataaagcatgagTTAACTGTTTAGATAACTGTCTAGCAAGGTGTGTTTATTTAAGCGTTGGTAAAAAAAAGCTTTCAGTTTCTTGGAAGAATTTTGCAATCAAACTTTTGGCAGATTCAGTCAATGCCCTGACTTAATTGTCTTGAAAGGCCATTaacttcttaaaaaaataaaacctacGCTATCTACATTTTCCAAACATATTGCAGTCGTGAAAAAGTGTGGAAAAATATCTGAATATAGGGCAACTTGTGTATTCAAAGGTTCTATTTCTGGCATGACAAACGGGACGGTGCTTGACACCATAAATCTAAATCAGTTGTTCTTTTCGAGGACGTGCTGACGTCATTCACAGACTGTGCAGTTCCAGTGACGGGCAGTTTACTTCACCTGTCGTTTTCGTCTTCATATGATCCTCAGAAACGTCATATTAACCCCCTTTGCCTGgtctttttttaatgacaagATTACAAgtttacaaatatgtttttctttcatctgtAAGGCATTTACAGAATCATTACGCACGCGATTCCGTAAGTACCACGTATTTATTGAACGCCTAAAGCGATTTTAGAAGTTTATATGGAAATCATACTTGTATTACAGTCATGTATAGCAgtcaagagtgtgtgtgtgtaggtgtgtgtgtttgcgagCAGTAACAGTTTTGAATTCATATTGAAGTTAGTAAGTAGGGCGGGAAGGTGTGGGACAACGCTGAGGAAAACTGGGAAAGTAAATAAAGAATAGACTGCTTCAAAAAACGTTGGTCAGAGTTACAAGATAGTTTATAATGTAAAGAATCAAACTCAAccattttcagtgtttttaatacgtgttgaaatatttgaaactCTTCTAGTTTAGGCTACTGTGCAAGTGGTACTATTTACAGTATTACTAACTGCAGTGACGGGTAATACTTCCGTGAAGTTCTACAATGAGctataatcagtgttgggtgtaactagttactaagtaattagttactgtaatttaattactttccccttgaaaaagtaaagtaagggattactcatatgttttctgtaatttaattacagttacttttgatttaattaaactaaatactttgttaaatatatgcgtgtgcaatagtgtaattgacatcaaaattcaaagtcttattttaaaatctgtgctttaatgtataattctcacatttgtaatactttggttaataatattatttatttgaatgaatgaaataagcagtttcatgtctatccttgaatcacttaactaataaaagttgatgtaggatatagaaagtaataagcaatgagtaactaaatactttttggacagagtaattttgacagtaatctaattacactattgaatatgtaatgagtaactagtaattaattactttttcagagtaacttacccaacactggctaTAATATACAAGTATAAAAAGCAACACTGCAGGTtttgttattataatatatttatactgtGAAATACCCTATTAATCAATTTAGCCATTTTAATAACATGTAAACATTGAACTTTAAATTAACTTACAATAATGAATTTCAGTAATATCATGGTATAATTTTGATCCAACAAATATTTCCCCTCAAAGTGACGTCCAGCAGATTCATGTGACCTTACCTTCCTCTGCTGTTTCTCCCAGGCAGGATCCAGCAGAAGGTCCCTGTCCCAGTCATCCTCCTGATTCATGTAGGCTTCCGTACTAGACATCATGTAGGTGCTGTTATACTGCACCTGCGTCTCAACAACAGCCGTCATTGTTTACACTTATCCCACTAATGCTTAAAATTAGATGTTACGCGTCTCGCGCTTTATGTCGTGAACTTGAAATCCTCTCCGTGGGTTATTGGTGCACACCAGCtcagtgtgtatgtgaatgaCTGTGGAGGAAGAGGCCAGACTCCACTCATCCAAGGTGCCTGTGGAGGTGCTAGCAGAACTTCTGCTGCCCAGTGCTATAGTCCTGGTCAAGAGTAGCACACGTGACTGCACCCTAATAAATAAGAGAACTAGTCACGAGGGTATCCAGTTCTGCTACCTAAAAGGTGTTAGGGGCGGGATGAACTGTGTACTAGGGCCAATAACTAGAGGCCGATTTAGTGGAGGGCAGGAAAAGACCTCGTACACGCCTGCTAATGGCCCCTGGTTTGCTAAGAACACCTGTTGTCCTTGGCAGTAGAGTATATCTTCATACCCGAAGAATAGTATTGAGGCCAGTTTTAACTACTCACGCTCAACTGCTATGGGAAGAAAATAGTGCAGCTCCCAGGCCTGCTTTAAGATATTTAGCCCCCCCCCCTTCTTTTACTTCATTTGTTACAACAATCTCAAAAGGAAGAAAGTGCTTTTTACCTGTTTAGATTCATAATTTAGATTTAGTGACCTTATCCTTAATTATGTATTTCACAAGGcccaaaacagttttaaagacAGTAAAAAAGGACAAACTATATTTattcaactgtttttattttttttaatcatgatAAGTAAATGAGCACAACAAAGCATACTCTGTCAGGTAGTACTAGTTTATTGCAATAAGCATGCAATGCCAGTGTTCATGCAGAAGCTGGTGTAGGAGAGTACAAATTACAAGTTTTGCcatgtacacacacattaacaaaGCATGCAATATAAGGtaaaaaatattacaaccaGCTCGAATCCTATCGCCTGCAATGGAAATAAATCCAGTTTCATacattaattataaaatgtcaGACTTTACCCTTCAAAAGTCCTCGAATTGTGCCTTTACCCAGTGGGTAAGCTAGGTCGTAACcttataaaaatcacaaaaagaaTCCATGTTTcatggaaaaataaaacaaaagagataaaagaaaaacatgaatctTTCTAAATGTAAGGAGAAGCGAGCGGCAGAAGAGATCggttacattttttcaaaacgATGACATCATTGGGGAGGGAAATGGTTGGGGGGAGAAATTTTCAATGAATAGATTTAAGAAGGTTTACACCGGAAATGTATGGGGATTCACAGAGATTCTACAGATACATCATTCATATCTTAAATGAAAGGTTCCTCATGAACACCTCTGACATCTATTATATCAGACATTCGACATCACAGAAAGCATTCAAATATTGTAATTCCAGATTTCATAAATAACTGGAACAAGGGCTAATGGTTATTTTATATCTTTCTATCCATAGGCAAGTGAAACAGACCCCAAGGTCTCACTTAGACATGCAGACTACAATTGTGTgcaataatatttgtaaagaTGTTAAATGCTTTGGCATGCGTTGGCAGAGCAAAGAGATTTCCTTTGAACATGCATGCATAAACACCTAGGATAAACAAACCGAGGACAACAGCACCTTCTAGTGAGGTGAGGTAAAACTACACTTTACTTCTCTCTTAGAGGAAGAGTCTAATAGGAGCTCTGAAGCAGCTTTattagttaataaaaaaaaatctgaaactgCTCTAATCTTACAGGACATACTTATACTCTGTGCCATCTTCTTGTGATACATTTAGTCACTTAAAACGGAAACGTAAGACTCGTTTGATAAGGGAACCAAGGTTGGCCTTCGCATTAAATAACTGGACCAGGCAATATACCTGAAATATAGTCATATCATAAGACTTCATAACATTCTATGTATTTGCGAGAGCCTAGTGCGATCAAATGGCATTTTAACCTTGTCTGCGTAACGTACAGTATATGACCTTTGTAACTTCATCATGTAACAaggaaataaaagcatttcatACACTGAGTAAACTGCATTTAGTAACACCAGAAGTTTATCAGCAATGAAAAGTTACTTTGGAATGTCAATTTTAGACAACTAtacaattcaaatattaaagaaaaaatggtGTCTTAACACAAATacttggtaacactttacaataaggtttgTTAACATTAGCTTATGTCTTTGCTAACATGAcctatataaacaatatatatttttaacattattcatctttgttaatgttaatgtcaatacaattgctCTAGTTTGTTCACTTTGCATTAACTAAAATTAATACACGGcactctggaatacttgattctgattggcaaTCATGACATTTCGAGGTCTTacattcccagataacaaccgcttaaaaataataacacatgGTAGTCCGGATGTtgcaaataattttgacagGCACAGtataacacaacaataaaatataaatatgtattttaataacgtACATGACATTACatatacaaatgattaaacaagATTGCCTGTTCCTGGCATTTGAACGTTGTGTCTTACCTTTAAACCGAAAGTAAACAGGTTTTCCTCGCAGAAGAGGTCTGTATTCATAACAGATAAgactttagattttaaaaatcaacatgaatcaatgataaataaatgctaCAAAAGTATTCTTCAACGTAGGTCATGTTAGCTAAGGCATTAattattgttaacaaatacaaccttattgtacaGTGTTAGCAATATGAGCTTCACGTTTCTGCATTAAAACCCTCAGAAAAACTTCCCAGGTGTACTTCACTGTAATTTTTGGATAATTTGACACGTCAAATTATGTTCTGTGaaccttatgccacaaacactgATAAAAACGTTTTGTATCAAACCCAAAACATTACCTTAACTCTTTAAAGTCATCCCAATAATATAACAGGTTTTACACCGATTAACACCAACTAAATTGGATGACTGTGCCTCAGACTAAGAGCATATCCTTATACagaaaatattaacaataatcaATGATAACCCACAAAGACAAGGGCTGGCAGCGTCACAGAGTACAAATGAGAGTCCTGTGAATAGAAGTTCGTCGGAGTCTCTAGTCCAACGACTAAGAGCTTTAGGAATGTGTTTAGGCAGTGGTTAACACTCAACAAACTTAACAACTAGCACTTGAGAAGCGACGAGGGCGGCGGAGAACTGGGCGTTAACGGCGAGCAGACTCGAGGAAGCCTGGgggtaaaattaaataaacaaaaaaaaggcaCAGAGAGGGAGTCTAGGCAAGGTCGGCGATACTCGAGCAAGATCCATATCTTCCAAGCCTTAGAGCAGTTGACTCTCAGCGAACACTCACCTTTTACACACTTTCTTCATTAGTCAACTCTTGATAGCTTTGCATAGCCACTTAAATACATATTTGCTTTCACTTATAGATTAACAAACCCATTTATTCAACTGCTTTTACCGCCCCATTCTCTAGAAAGCCAAACCAGCATAAACCAACAAATCAGCTACAAGAGCAAGCTTCGACCCATTTTGAAAACACACTAACCGCAGAAGCGGTAAAGGTTCACTCCCATCACCCCCCTTTGGCATTAACAGATAGTAGCATAACACTGGCGTGTTGAGAACCCAGCTGGCTCTAGCAATGGTATCGAAAAGTGAGAAAAACCTACAGGAGGGGTGGGGTGGTGGTGAGAATAAACTGAGCAGGTACACGGTCAAGGCGCAGACGATATAAAGGTGGACGACAGGTAAAAAGGGGGCGGAGGCACAGTGCTTTTACCTGAATGGAGCGTTAGAGAACTTCCTGTGCATTGCGCGATGCTAACTTTCTTCCCCCCCAACCAGCACTGCATATGGTGTCCACAGTTCCATAGGGACCTAGTTCAGTTGGAACAGTCACATcagaaagtgtttgttttttaactttaaataaaaaaacaaaaaggaagcAGAAGTGGGCAAAGGCATGGGAGGAGtgtaacatttatgtttttaatgtcacCCCATTAAGTTAAGATAATGGTTTAAGATAATTATTAGTGCAGATGTCTCctgacacatgcacacagaaatTGCCAAACTGTCAAGAATATTCATAGTACCACACTCCAGTTTGCAGAAGGTGCATGACGACAGTGGTTGACTAAAAGATCAAAATCTGCGTTCAGTATTGTGCTGCTTCCGGGGAGAGGGTTTGGTATGGTGTGTGGGGCTTGGGAAGGGTTTAGAGTGGGGTTGCCCCCAGACTTACCCCATCCATAGAGACAGGGTGAGATTGGGATCTCAAGTCCTTTAGCTTCTTATCACGGCTCCCATTCTTACGAGTCTGGTCGTTTCACAAGGGAAAAACAATTAAGAAACatcaaaaggcaaaaaaaaagcTCCAAGCAAATCTCTTGCGTTTCTCCTCTTTAAATGATCAGGCAGGATTTTATTTTAAGGCTTGTTATATTCGGTAAAGATCATGTAGAGATCTTAAACTCTTCAGTTCTGAGAACACTTGCAGCAGAAACAATTAATGAAATACAAACTACAAACAAGAATGTCAATGCAAAACTTTCTAAGATAAAcattcacattcacacactggcATCCTCAGCACATAGGTGTGAACAGGGGCATGGTGAACGAATGAAATACTGTCACTAAATGAGGCAGAtacagagatggagagagatgcAGTGAGGGTTATCTATGGCGTTTCAGCAGCGAAATGAGCAGGAAGACTGAAAGAAACTGATAGGATTCTCCCAATTCATTTAATCCCAAATCCCAGCACCACAGAATATACAGCACTTCCGTGTAGCCTTAAACCAGTTTCACATTAGACTACTggtagaaaaaaaacagcaaatctttaaaacatttctctaCTAAGGCATTAGAATCATCAGGCTACTTATAAATTTGGCTGTATTTGCTTTttctagaaaaaaatgaaagaattttgacTATAAACAATCATTATGAAAAAGCTACATGAAAGTATGTCTTTGCTCTTGCAgctgtaaacaaaaaaacaagtttcTTTAAATGGATATTTGAGTCCCTTAccactatttataaaaacatgatatcattaataaaacacacttacaaaaacagattctgcaatgcattctggcaGTTAAGTCAGTGAGCGTAGAGACACTCTCATAAGACAGACCAGCCAGATGGCCAATCCCAGCAAAAGCTGACTAGCTACACCTTCCTCTGGTTTCCGTACATCATGTCTATGAAAGTAGCTACATTAAAGTAGGAGGGGAGAGAAGTCACAGTGTCTTTCAGCTTTCAGGATGGGGGTGGACAGGGATGGAAGGGGCGGGTTAAAGGTCATCACTAAGGTTCTCCCAACTGGGGTGTAAGGGATATGTATGCATGTGCGTGTGAATCGAGGTTGTTTCCCTGTGCGCGTGTACACGTTTGCGTTCCTGTCATGACAACCAACAGAAAGCATACACGCTACGCCACAATCCCAGAAAAAACAAGAAACGCACACAAAGACATGTAAAACTTTGTCCAACCCTGGTCCTACACTTCACACACCTTTGGAGTAAACGTACATTCAACTTATTGAAATGCTTTTGACATGTATTGAAATCGAAATTCTCAAAACGATATGAATACGTAAACAGATTAGGTTCACATAACTagattaaacaatatttaaaaatatcaagtACAGTATCATTCAAAGATTACAAACACTTATGaatataaaagtttaaaagctTCATGTCTAATCTACCCCTTAAAACTAAATGGCAACAGAATTTAAAGAAACGTTCAACCAATAAACCGATCTTTATTCACTCACccacaaataaattcagatcccaaattgttttctgtgttCCATATTTcgtgttttacagaaaattgTCTGAGCTATGGCTTTCCATACGATGAAAGTCAATTGTGATTTATATGGCAAAGATGCAATAAGGAAGTAAAAAattcataaagtcattttatgACTTGTGCAGTTTACTAGGAGTTATGTTAGGAGTTGTAAATATAAATCACCTTCAACATTCCTGTTATGGGAACAACGCTCAGACATTCCATTTATGCTGCTGATTTTACAAAAgaatgaggaaaaaaacatgagGGTTGAAATgattgagggtgagaaaatatttcttgatatcggctgaactattcctttatttCTTAAAACTGACCATTGATGTGTTCCATTGGTTAAGTGAGCAGGAATGATAGAATCATGCAGTTTCCCTTTTTCAGCTCTAACTGCATCGGGTGTGTGATCAGAACCAAGGTTAGAGATTCCAGTCTATAGTTAAAACCAACATGCCCACCATCTTAAATCTAgtcgcacactcacacacacacttaataaacatacacttgtgttttttttctgacacacacacacacacacacacacgcacgcacgcacgcacgcaacACATGGAAAGGAGAGGCAGAGAGGACGTGGAGCACACTATCGGAAAGGTGTTTCAGGGGTGTGTAGGGCAAGTTCGGCACGGCGGAGAAGGGGCTCCTTGTGCGACGGCGGAATCGGCGGAGGCTCATACACGCGGGGAGTTGCCATGGCGATGGCGGCAGCGGCAGGCACGGGGGCGGCGGGCAGCACTGGCCTGAGGGAGTCGAGGGTTGCCACCTGCTGAGCAGGCACACCAGACAGGGTGGAAAGGCCGGGCATCGCTGCGAGGGGGTTGGGAGGTGGGTAGGCATACTGGTACTGCTGGTACTGTTGATACTGTTGGTACTGCTGGAGCTGCTGCAACTGTTGGTACTGCTGGTAGTATTCAGCGTAGTAtctagagagagacagaggggacgaaacacacatgcacatccACACAGACGAGGAAAGAGTAAAGAAAATCACATAGACAtgcatatacaaacacacataccaTTAGACAGggagagaaacacaaaagacacatttgcacacagacacacagacacagaccaCCCAATAGTAAATCAATACTGAAGCAATAGAcacattaaattatttcataaactGGCTTTATCTTTTAGCATTAAATAACAGGAAACGTACCTGGCTATAGGGTCTTCCTCCTGCGCTGCAGCTTCCTCTCGACCTGCAGGCGTAGGCAACAAGGCTCTGCGTTTCACCCTCTGGTACATAAATGGTTTCATGACCGGGTCTGGCAACAGAGGTGCAGATCTTCTTAGTGGACTCCTGTCCCTCTCTCCTGACTTTGAGCTATTCTGTTGCTGCTCAGCTAGCACCTGCTGCCCTTGTGCAAAATAGTGAGCCCTCGCTGCTTCGAAGATTGCTGTTGGATCGGCTGCTCCCAGAGCTCCATAAGCTGGGGTAGCAGTGTAGAGAGCCTGTGCTACTGTATAGGCCGGGTTAACAGCAGCGGCAGCACCTGCCGGTAACTCCATACTTAGGTACACTGGATTACCTACCGCATTAGTGTAAACCTGTGGACCGTATGCTGCTGCAGCGGCTGCAATGGCACCACTTGTCATATGCCCATACAGAGCTGGGTTAACAGACCCATACATCTGTGCTGCGGCAGCAGCGCTAGTGTTTAGTGCCTGATTTGCAACCGTCCCGCTGTACAGCTGATTGGCAACCGTTCCATACACTTGACTAGCTAGTGCTCCGTAGACGGCCGGTGAAACCGCTGTCCCTGCTTCCGCCCTTGCACCAGCAGCTGTCAGTCCTGTTAGTGCAGCATAAGTTGGGTCAAAGGTAGTGGTGTTGTATACAGAGTTGTGGACACTCTGCTGAACCTGCAGCGGTAGACCAGCAGCTGCGGCGGCAGCTGCAGCTAGCACGGCTGCTTGGCTTTGATATTGCTCCATGGTGGGCTTTCCAGCTGGGCATTCGCCTGCATAGTGACCTTGTTTGCCGCAGCTTACGCATGGTATCTTACCGGTAGGGGCTTGCTTACTTGGCTGCACTTTTGAAAGCTCCACAGATAGTGGTCGACCTTTGAAAGAGGTCCCATGCAAAGCCTCGATAGCCTGCAATGCGTCTTCCTTGTTCTCCATGTGAACAAAGGCATAACCTGTGTAAGAAGACCACCTTGTTATGTTTAGCTAGTGGAAGATCGATTTTTACCAAGGATTCTATGTGCATCTGCTAGATTCAAATactcaaatactgtaaatattcagCAAGCTCTCTTTACCTTTTACTTTATCACACTCCAAAACTTTCCCAAAGGTCTGGAACAGCTCCTGGAGATCTTCTGTTGTGCACATACTACTCAGATTACCCACAAACACCTTTGTTGAGTGGAGCGGGCGTCCTCGGGACTCCTCCACCACAATGTTACGACCTTTAAACTCTCGGCCATTGAGCTCCCGGATGGCACGTTCGGCTGCACCCTCTCCTTGTAGGTGAACAAAGGCGAACTGTCTTAAGACACTGCAGCTAACCACCTGGCCATACGACTCAAAGATGGCTGAAAGTTCTTCTTGCGTGGTTTCCAGGGCCAAGTTCCCTACAAAGAGCTTAACCGTATGGCCCTTATCCATTGTGCtgggaagaagaaaaaaagtattCAATGACATACCAGACAAGGAAGAATTATTTGAAAAGTAGCTAGGGCGTTAGTGTTGTTCCAATAGAAGCTAGTATTGTGTCTCGGCAATAGTCAGTCATTTTAGCGATAACTGATTCCTTTGACGATAGTTGGCTTGTTTGCGAATGACTACTGCAAATAAAAGGGGTGAGCTGACACTCCTAAAACTAACATTAtcgtgtttgtttcagatgtaatgGAATGGTATACACGATTTCAGATTAAAAAACGCTTTGtttttcacataccgtgcatgtttgtatctctttgCCCCGGCTctcagaaacacacagattttctacaaagctcatcgctctgaaaagcaaggtgtgctttgattggccagttaaccagagCATAGTTAtttgttgaatactgcaagcgtgtgacggaaatataacccctcttaccatatttggaacatcaggttccaaagcaattgtactgacaggtatgccctCTTTACTTACGTCTTAGTCAAATAATACtacgaactgacatagatttctAGGTTGTGGTTACacaggcatttcagg of the Triplophysa dalaica isolate WHDGS20190420 chromosome 1, ASM1584641v1, whole genome shotgun sequence genome contains:
- the rbm14b gene encoding RNA-binding protein 14b, which codes for MDKGHTVKLFVGNLALETTQEELSAIFESYGQVVSCSVLRQFAFVHLQGEGAAERAIRELNGREFKGRNIVVEESRGRPLHSTKVFVGNLSSMCTTEDLQELFQTFGKVLECDKVKGYAFVHMENKEDALQAIEALHGTSFKGRPLSVELSKVQPSKQAPTGKIPCVSCGKQGHYAGECPAGKPTMEQYQSQAAVLAAAAAAAAGLPLQVQQSVHNSVYNTTTFDPTYAALTGLTAAGARAEAGTAVSPAVYGALASQVYGTVANQLYSGTVANQALNTSAAAAAQMYGSVNPALYGHMTSGAIAAAAAAYGPQVYTNAVGNPVYLSMELPAGAAAAVNPAYTVAQALYTATPAYGALGAADPTAIFEAARAHYFAQGQQVLAEQQQNSSKSGERDRSPLRRSAPLLPDPVMKPFMYQRVKRRALLPTPAGREEAAAQEEDPIARYYAEYYQQYQQLQQLQQYQQYQQYQQYQYAYPPPNPLAAMPGLSTLSGVPAQQVATLDSLRPVLPAAPVPAAAAIAMATPRVYEPPPIPPSHKEPLLRRAELALHTPETPFR